In the genome of Anabas testudineus chromosome 4, fAnaTes1.2, whole genome shotgun sequence, one region contains:
- the LOC113152247 gene encoding histamine H3 receptor isoform X2, translated as MVFFCAFCIPIYIPYNLTGRWMLGKGLCKVWLVMDYLLCTASVFNIVLISYDRFLSVTRAVKYRAQRNMTRQAVFKMLAVWVCAFLLYGPAIIFWETIVGESIVPAHECYAEFYFTWYFLLSASTFEFFTPFVSVSFFNLSIYLNIHRRNKNGGACVEDDAKTQRTSKKHRDGVGWSVFFVKTRKVSSSEPTAISAVIEDDDILSPSSSGDPNTSQIFIQREKFSPHRKNSRLFQHTASCLAPGRRTQGSRLSRDKKIAKSLAIIVCIFGICWAPYTLLMIIRAACSGECVANYWYEITFWLLWLNSAINPFLYPLCHSSFRRAFSKILCPKRQSVQPQFEAQSC; from the exons ATGGTTTTTTTCT GTGCCTTCTGCATCCCCATATACATCCCTTACAACCTGACTGGCAGGTGGATGCTGGGCAAAGGTCTTTGCAAGGTGTGGTTGGTCATGGACTACCTACTCTGCACCGCCTCAGTATTCAACATTGTCCTCATTAGTTACGACCGCTTCCTGTCGGTCACAAGAGCG GTTAAATACAGAGCTCAGAGGAACATGACCCGCCAGGCTGTGTTCAAGATGCTGGCAGTATGGGTGTGTGCGTTCCTCCTTTACGGCCCTGCTATCATCTTCTGGGAGACAATCGTCGGCGAGAGCATCGTCCCGGCCCACGAGTGCTACGCCGAGTTTTATTTCACGTGGTACTTTCTGCTCAGCGCCTCCACCTTCGAGTTCTTCACACCGTTTGTGTCGGTGTCCTTCTTCAACCTCAGCATCTACTTGAACATCCACCGCAGGAACAAGAACGGGGGCGCCTGCGTCGAGGACGACGCTAAGACCCAGAGGACCAGTAAGAAACACAGGGATGGAGTGGGCTGGTCTGTGTTTTTCGTCAAAACTCGGAAGGTGTCGTCCAGTGAGCCCACTGCCATTTCTGCAGTTATTGAGGACGATGACATCCTGTCCCCTTCTTCCAGCGGGGACCCTAATACAAGCCAGATATTCATACAGCGGGAGAAGTTTTCTCCTCACAGAAAAAACTCCAGGTTGTTTCAGCACACGGCCTCCTGCTTGGCGCCCGGCCGTAGGACACAGGGATCTCGCCTTTCCAGAGataaaaaaatagcaaaatcGTTGGCCATTATTGTCTGCATTTTTGGGATTTGCTGGGCTCCTTACACTCTACTAATGATCATCCGTGCCGCCTGTAGTGGTGAATGTGTGGCGAACTACTGGTACGAGATTACTTTCTGGCTTCTGTGGCTGAACTCTGCCATCAACCCGTTCTTGTACCCGCTGTGCCACAGCAGCTTTCGAAGGGCTTTCTCAAAGATACTGTGTCCTAAAAGACAATCAGTGCAGCCTCAGTTTGAGGCCCAGTCTTGTTAG
- the LOC113152247 gene encoding histamine H3 receptor isoform X1, giving the protein MGAHLVESNSSGNLTPAVSEAEAVLPGYLVVVLSVLMVTLVVVVVAGNALVIMAFIVDKTLRNQSNYFFLNLAISDFLVGAFCIPIYIPYNLTGRWMLGKGLCKVWLVMDYLLCTASVFNIVLISYDRFLSVTRAVKYRAQRNMTRQAVFKMLAVWVCAFLLYGPAIIFWETIVGESIVPAHECYAEFYFTWYFLLSASTFEFFTPFVSVSFFNLSIYLNIHRRNKNGGACVEDDAKTQRTSKKHRDGVGWSVFFVKTRKVSSSEPTAISAVIEDDDILSPSSSGDPNTSQIFIQREKFSPHRKNSRLFQHTASCLAPGRRTQGSRLSRDKKIAKSLAIIVCIFGICWAPYTLLMIIRAACSGECVANYWYEITFWLLWLNSAINPFLYPLCHSSFRRAFSKILCPKRQSVQPQFEAQSC; this is encoded by the exons ATGGGCGCGCATCTTGTGGAGTCCAATTCCAGCGGCAACTTGACTCCTGCGGTGTCTGAAGCCGAGGCTGTCCTCCCGGGCTACCTGGTGGTGGTCTTGTCGGTCCTCATGGTGACTCtggttgtggttgtggtggCTGGAAACGCGCTGGTGATCATGGCTTTTATTGTGGACAAAACTCTCCGAAATCAAAGCAACTACTTCTTTCTCAACCTTGCTATATCTGATTTTCTCGTGG GTGCCTTCTGCATCCCCATATACATCCCTTACAACCTGACTGGCAGGTGGATGCTGGGCAAAGGTCTTTGCAAGGTGTGGTTGGTCATGGACTACCTACTCTGCACCGCCTCAGTATTCAACATTGTCCTCATTAGTTACGACCGCTTCCTGTCGGTCACAAGAGCG GTTAAATACAGAGCTCAGAGGAACATGACCCGCCAGGCTGTGTTCAAGATGCTGGCAGTATGGGTGTGTGCGTTCCTCCTTTACGGCCCTGCTATCATCTTCTGGGAGACAATCGTCGGCGAGAGCATCGTCCCGGCCCACGAGTGCTACGCCGAGTTTTATTTCACGTGGTACTTTCTGCTCAGCGCCTCCACCTTCGAGTTCTTCACACCGTTTGTGTCGGTGTCCTTCTTCAACCTCAGCATCTACTTGAACATCCACCGCAGGAACAAGAACGGGGGCGCCTGCGTCGAGGACGACGCTAAGACCCAGAGGACCAGTAAGAAACACAGGGATGGAGTGGGCTGGTCTGTGTTTTTCGTCAAAACTCGGAAGGTGTCGTCCAGTGAGCCCACTGCCATTTCTGCAGTTATTGAGGACGATGACATCCTGTCCCCTTCTTCCAGCGGGGACCCTAATACAAGCCAGATATTCATACAGCGGGAGAAGTTTTCTCCTCACAGAAAAAACTCCAGGTTGTTTCAGCACACGGCCTCCTGCTTGGCGCCCGGCCGTAGGACACAGGGATCTCGCCTTTCCAGAGataaaaaaatagcaaaatcGTTGGCCATTATTGTCTGCATTTTTGGGATTTGCTGGGCTCCTTACACTCTACTAATGATCATCCGTGCCGCCTGTAGTGGTGAATGTGTGGCGAACTACTGGTACGAGATTACTTTCTGGCTTCTGTGGCTGAACTCTGCCATCAACCCGTTCTTGTACCCGCTGTGCCACAGCAGCTTTCGAAGGGCTTTCTCAAAGATACTGTGTCCTAAAAGACAATCAGTGCAGCCTCAGTTTGAGGCCCAGTCTTGTTAG